In Papaver somniferum cultivar HN1 unplaced genomic scaffold, ASM357369v1 unplaced-scaffold_41, whole genome shotgun sequence, one genomic interval encodes:
- the LOC113342437 gene encoding uncharacterized protein LOC113342437 produces MTKPQKCSSTWSAMLGCKSEMKEGCCWAVGNGEKIHIKTDPWILKLHNKRPIPNFLSTEQLVLVSELILQNPPSEEGTEDKLLWLHHPNGVFTAKSFIKTLNDRAPSSSHYGNAGNIPWKKFWQVKVLAPNLQIFAWIILNNGIAVGSRMMTYYKDINTECRMCNGVVETLEHLFLYCPVSQAVLFASHLTLRIDASLNLSVHHYIKSWLLEGGDYSKLKMGICLFWSIWKTRNNIVFNKGTVHIQKMLQETYYWFHRDTNIQNDTTLPSEQDLLDSAETVWSPPTQSKMKINFDGAAGIRGFACAAVARNYNCEFNGCQTQVFAFSIPVEAEAHGALVGIELAISKAMRHIIVEGDSLTVINSLKYNNFPVPWRIKNTIGKIKDKLGNFTSVDFNFIKKEANFMAHSLAAYAVQNQLSNQWLTSPPSCITHLFSEDSSS; encoded by the exons ATGACGAAACCCCAAAAATGTTCCTCTACATGGTCTGCTATGTTAGGTTGCAAAAGTGAGATGAAGGAAGGGTGTTGTTGGGCAGTTGGTAATGGAGAGAAGATACATATCAAGACTGACCCTTGGATTCTGAAACTTCATAACAAGAGGCCTATCCCCAATTTTCTTTCAACAGAGCAGCTTGTTTTAGTTAGTGAACTTATCCTACAGAACCCTCCAAG TGAAGAAGGGACTGAGGATAAATTACTTTGGCTTCACCATCCTAATGGGGTCTTTACAGCAAAATCCTTCATCAAAACTTTAAATGACAGAGCTCCTTCTTCCTCTCATTATGGTAATGCTGGAAATATTCCTTGGAAGAAATTCTGGCAGGTAAAAGTTTTGGCACCCAATCTTCAAATATTTGCTTGGATAATTCTTAATAATGGTATTGCAGTTGGTAGCAGGATGATGACATACTACAAAGATATTAATACAGAGTGCAGGATGTGTAAtggtgttgttgaaactttggaACACTTGTTCCTATACTGCCCTGTATCTCAAGCTGTTCTTTTTGCTTCTCACCTGACTCTCAGAATTGATGCAAGCCTAAATCTCTCAGTTCACCACTATATCAAGAGTTGGTTATTAGAAGGTGGAGACTACTCAAAGTTAAAAATGGGGATTTGTCTGTTCTGGAGTATATGGAAGACCAGGAATAACATAGTCTTCAACAAAGGCACTGTGCATATTCAGAAAATGCTTCAAGAGACTTATTACTGGTTCCACCGTGATACCAACATTCAAAACGATACCACTCTGCCTTCTGAACAAGACTTACTAGACTCTGCCGAGACTGTTTGGTCCCCTCCCACTCAgtcaaaaatgaaaataaattttgatggtgcTGCTGGAATTAGAGGTTTCGCCTGCGCGGCAGTGGCAAGGAACTACAATTGTGAGTTTAATGGGTGTCAGACACAAGTTTTCGCATTCAGCATCCCTGTAGAAGCTGAAGCTCATGGTGCTTTGGTGGGAATTGAGCTTGCCATCAGCAAGGCTATGAGGCACATTATCGTTGAAGGTGATTCACTCACTGTGATCAATTCTCTCAAGTACAATAATTTCCCAGTCCCTTGGCGTATTAAGAATACTATTGGAAAAATCAAAGACAAGCTAGGGAACTTTACGTCTGTTGATTTTAACTTTATCAAAAAGGAAGCCAATTTCATGGCTCATTCCTTGGCAGCTTATGCTGTTCAGAACCAACTGTCTAATCAGTGGTTAACCTCTCCTCCTTCTTGTATTACTCATTTGTTTAGTGAGGATTCTTCTTCTtag
- the LOC113342413 gene encoding uncharacterized protein LOC113342413, with amino-acid sequence MPFQTMKIQPIDSTTAKEYSSTTAAVTPASIRTDPVKLVVKSRFKRLFERQFLRNSAAEKLGDHHNNNNKDVVTNADLVEPSSVCLAKMVQCFIEESHNDSKQSQKCAGRNCFNGSNNCTTDSSDDEFEFCCGGFTDSISSSSAEASEYLKSLIQCPSIVERNLFSDTSKIVEKNKIYKPRKDDCRIIVIEGLLILGYDASICKSRWEKTHAYPAGEYEYIDVIIDGERFILDVDFRSEFEIARSTKHYRSVLQALPLIFVGKSDRLQQIVGIVSEAAKQSLKKKGMHLPPWRKVDYMKSKWISSYARITPPPMTTTSPPSPPQEVISEVAIDDNQKKDSCVIKTKNFSGEFELIFSQKVSKSESATNPESDTTTTDVTSSIPIESNSDESEKIKVVVSPWEPPAVKPKSTQKGGKIVTGLAYVLKDKP; translated from the exons ATGCCTTTTCAAACTATGAAGATACAACCAATTGATTCTACCACGGCTAAAGAATATTCGTCAACAACAGCGGCAGTTACACCAGCATCGATCAGGACTGATCCAGTAAAACTAGTAGTGAAATCTAGGTTTAAGAGATTGTTCGAACGTCAATTTCTCAGAAATTCAGCAGCAGAAAAATTAGGTGATCatcacaacaacaataacaaagaTGTTGTTACTAATGCAGATTTGGTGGAACCGAGTTCTGTTTGTTTAGCAAAAATGGTTCAGTGTTTTATCGAAGAAAGTCATAATGATTCAAAACAATCTCAGAAATGTGCTGGCCGTAATTGTTTCAATGGTAGTAACAATTGTACCACTGATAGTTCTGATGATGAATTCGAATTTTGTTGTGGTGGTTTTACTGATTCCATTTCATCATCCTCTGCTGAAGCTTCTGAATATCTCAAG AGTTTAATTCAGTGCCCTAGTATAGTAGAAAGAAATCTCTTTTCGGATACTTCAAAAATCGTAGAGAAAAACAAGATCTATAAACCACGAAAAGATGATTGCCGGATAATTGTTATAGAAGGTTTATTAATTCTTGGATATGATGCTTCAATTTGTAAATCTCGTTGGGAAAAAACTCATGCTTATCCAGCAG GAGAATATGAATACATAGACGTGATTATTGATGGAGAGAGATTCATTCTTGATGTTGATTTTCGATCAGAGTTTGAAATTGCAAGATCAACCAAGCATTATAGATCTGTTCTTCAGGCATTACCGTTGATTTTTGTTGGTAAATCTGATCGTCTTCAACAGATTGTTGGAATTGTTTCTGAAGCTGCTAAACaaagtttgaagaagaaaggcATGCATTTACCACCATGGAGAAAAGTTGATTATATGAAATCTAAATGGATTTCTTCTTACGCTCGTATTACGCCACCACCAATGACCACTACATCACCACCGTCACCACCACAAGAGGTGATCAGTGAAGTTGCGATCGATGATAATCAGAAGAAGGATTCTTGTGTGATCAAAACGAAGAATTTCTCTGGAGAATTTGAATTGATCTTCAGTCAGAAAGTTTCCAAATCCGAATCAGCTACCAATCCTGAGTCAGATACTACTACAACTGATGTCACTTCTTCGATTCCGATTGAGAGTAATTCAGATGAGTCAGAGAAGATTAAAGTAGTTGTTTCACCATGGGAACCACCAGCAGTTAAACCAAAGAGCACTCAGAAAGGGGGGAAAATCGTGACTGGATTAGCTTATGTCCTtaaagataaaccctaa
- the LOC113342439 gene encoding uncharacterized protein LOC113342439: protein MSLMRSYVRAKYGIYLDTSSDSDEEEKALLMFTQLYLDERLRIIRQPIPKEEQTRCVITRDRVWHDAKMMNDYFTPGTGYTSRQFKQRLGMSEDLFEKLLGKLLEVDQECHQHPDATGTMGHSLHMKLVAVMKCLCKSTPDDSVDDYTHVQRLLAENADRGFPEMLGSVDCMQWPWKNCPVAWKGTYRGKDKEISLVLEAVASYDLWFWHAFFGMPGSNNDLNVLAHSLLFDNMIKGVAPPCNYVINGHQYNMGYFLADSIYPKLTTIVQAFSQTLDITDFFRFNKYQMDKRKDVERAFGVLQGKFRIVGYPCKYWHQSDLNLIMKCCLILHNIIIEHESRDRDWGRVVPVPLPETTVNGRVFMSSLKNLELHLQLINDLVKHIAARPGRGGAAGDLSSLEDEFQQEDEHVHAYGHVGDKYEHDGDGDEDSEDEDDYDDDEDDDDEEADVEDDSDDEDAYDDASIYDDDDDVEA from the exons ATGAGTCTAATGCGTTCTTATGTGAGAGCTAAATATGGAATCTATTTGGATACCTCTAGtgatagtgatgaagaagagaaagcttTGCTAATGTTTACACAACTATATTTGGATGAACGATTGCGTATTATTAGACAACCTATACCAAAGGAGGAACAAACACGATGTGTAATAACGCGTGATCGAGTGTGGCATGATGCcaaaatgatgaatgattattttacgCCTGGAACCGGTTATACCTCTAGACAATTCAAACAACGTCTAGGCATGAGTGAAGACTTATTCGAGAAATTGTTAGGAAAATTGCTTGAAGTGGACCAGGAATGTCATCAACATCCGGATGCAACCGGTACTATGGGGCATTCTCTGCATATGAAATTAGTTGCGgtgatgaaatgtttatgcaaaaGTACGCCAGATGATAGTGTTGATGATTACACTC ATGTTCAGAGGTTGCTAGCTGAGAATGCCGACCGAGGTTTTCCTGAAATGCTTGgtagtgttgattgtatgcaATGGCCATGGAAGAATTGTCCGGTAGCTTGGAAAGGAACTTACCGAGGTAAAGATAAAGAGATTAGTTTGGTATTAGAGGCGGTGGCATCATATGATTTGTGGTTTTGGCATGCCTTTTTTGGAATGCCTGGATCAAACAACGATTTGAATGTGTTGGCACACTCACTCCTTTTTGATAACATGATAAAGGGTGTAGCACCTCCATGCAATTATGTCATCAACGGTCACCAATACAATATGGGTTACTTCTTAGCCGATAGTATCTATCCAAAGTTGACTACAATTGTACAAGCTTTTTCTCAGACACTGGACATTACCGACTTTTTTAGGTTCAACAAGTATCAAATGGataaaagaaaggatgtcgagcGTGCTTTTGGAGTGCTTCAGGGTAAATTCAGAATTGTCGGATATCCCTGTAAGTATTGGCACCAATCTGACTTGAATCTAATTATGAAATGTTGTCTTATTTTACACAACATCATTATCGAGCATGAGAGTCGGGATAGGGATTGGGGCAGGGTTGTTCCTGTTCCGCTTCCGGAAACTACTGTTAATGGTCGTGTATTTATGTCATCTCTGAAAAACCTAGAACTGCATCTACAACTAATAAATGATCTTGTCAAGCACATTGCTGCGCGTCCTGGTAGAGGAGGCGCGGCAGGGGACTTGTCTAGTTTGGAGG ATGAGTTTCAACAAGAAGATGAACATGTTCATGCATATGGACATGTGGGAGACAAATATGAACatgatggagatggagatgaggATTCTGAAGATGAGGATGATTATGACGATGATGAGGACGATGACGATGAGGAGGCCGATGTGGAGGACGATTCTGACGATGAGGATGCCTACGATGATGCGAGTATttatgatgacgatgatgatgttgAGGCATAA